From the Priestia aryabhattai genome, one window contains:
- a CDS encoding APC family permease has translation MNNLHRKMGTFSLMMVGLGSIIGSGWLFGAWRAAQIAGPAAIASWIIGMVVILFIALSYSELGSMFPEAGGMVKYTQYSHGSFLGFIAAWANWIAIVSVIPVEAVASVQYMSSWPWEWAKWTGSLVENGILTGKGLAIATGLLIIYFLLNYWTVGLFSKANSLITVFKIVIPGLTIGALLFAGFHGGNFSSAGGVAPNGWASVLTAVATSGIVFAFNGFQSPINMAGEAKNPGRSIPIAVVGSILIATVIYVLLQIAFIGAVNPSEIVKGWSHLNFNSPFADLAIALNINWLVIVLYADAFVSPSGTGITYTATTSRMIYGMEKNKYLPNILGRVHPLYGVPRQAMFFNLFVSFIFLFLFRGWGILAEIISVATLISYLTGPITAMTLRKTGTELYRPLRIKGLNVIAPLGFIFASLTLYWARWPLTGQVLFIILIGLPIYFYYQAKSKWKGFGQNFRAGVWMIVYLLCMMTISWIGSEKFGGLNIIKYGWDMGLIAIVALFFYAWALKSGYKTEYLKEAIDVNNEMKAAEAQAASTKEQIIEKQIK, from the coding sequence ATGAATAACTTACATAGAAAAATGGGAACGTTTTCTCTCATGATGGTCGGTCTTGGATCTATTATTGGATCAGGATGGCTGTTTGGGGCATGGAGAGCTGCTCAAATTGCAGGGCCTGCAGCAATTGCTTCTTGGATTATTGGAATGGTTGTTATTTTATTTATAGCTCTTTCTTACAGTGAACTAGGGTCTATGTTTCCAGAAGCAGGAGGTATGGTTAAGTATACGCAATACTCGCATGGCTCATTTCTTGGCTTTATTGCTGCTTGGGCAAACTGGATTGCAATCGTATCGGTTATTCCTGTTGAAGCGGTTGCCTCTGTTCAGTATATGAGTTCATGGCCGTGGGAGTGGGCGAAATGGACAGGCAGTTTAGTAGAGAACGGGATTCTTACTGGAAAAGGCTTGGCTATTGCTACAGGACTATTAATCATTTATTTTCTTTTAAATTATTGGACCGTAGGCTTATTTTCGAAAGCTAATTCACTTATTACCGTTTTTAAGATTGTGATTCCAGGGCTTACAATTGGTGCTCTTTTATTCGCAGGGTTTCACGGCGGAAACTTCTCTTCTGCAGGGGGCGTTGCTCCAAATGGATGGGCAAGCGTTTTGACAGCTGTTGCTACTTCTGGGATTGTGTTTGCTTTTAACGGTTTTCAAAGCCCCATTAATATGGCCGGAGAAGCGAAAAATCCGGGACGCTCTATTCCTATTGCAGTGGTAGGATCCATTTTAATTGCAACCGTGATCTATGTATTGCTTCAAATTGCGTTTATTGGAGCGGTAAACCCTTCAGAAATCGTAAAAGGATGGAGCCATCTTAACTTTAATTCGCCGTTTGCCGATTTAGCGATTGCGTTAAATATTAACTGGCTTGTTATTGTTTTATATGCGGATGCTTTTGTATCGCCGTCAGGAACAGGTATTACGTATACAGCTACAACGTCACGCATGATTTATGGCATGGAAAAAAATAAATACTTGCCGAATATACTAGGAAGAGTTCATCCGCTTTACGGAGTTCCGCGTCAAGCAATGTTCTTTAATTTATTTGTCTCATTCATTTTTTTATTTTTATTTAGAGGCTGGGGAATATTAGCCGAAATTATCTCTGTAGCTACATTAATTTCGTATCTTACCGGTCCTATTACAGCTATGACGTTAAGAAAAACAGGGACCGAGCTTTATAGACCTTTACGTATAAAAGGGTTAAACGTAATAGCGCCTCTTGGCTTTATTTTTGCTTCACTTACTCTTTACTGGGCAAGGTGGCCGTTAACTGGACAGGTATTATTCATTATTTTAATTGGATTGCCAATTTATTTTTATTATCAAGCAAAATCAAAATGGAAAGGCTTTGGTCAAAACTTCCGAGCTGGCGTTTGGATGATTGTCTACTTATTATGTATGATGACAATATCTTGGATAGGAAGTGAAAAGTTCGGGGGACTCAATATTATTAAATACGGTTGGGATATGGGTCTTATTGCAATTGTGGCACTTTTCTTTTATGCTTGGGCACTTAAAAGCGGATACAAAACCGAGTATTTAAAAGAGGCAATCGATGTCAACAATGAAATGAAAGCAGCGGAAGCGCAGGCTGCCTCGACTAAAGAGCAGATTATAGAAAAACAAATTAAATAA